A section of the Spirochaetaceae bacterium genome encodes:
- a CDS encoding DinB family protein, which yields MIQHLLFAYEMNLRRAVQIVDDLTDEQMAAQPSGVVNHPAWTLGHLAATSNSLAGMLGLPSTFPEAWRDSFRMGGIPSGDAADYPAKAELVAQLRAQHERVAQAAAAAGAEQLGQPTPNPRLRERFPTVGDFTAALMTNHEANHIGQLSAWRRAMGLAPA from the coding sequence ATGATTCAGCACCTGTTGTTCGCATACGAGATGAACTTGCGGCGAGCCGTCCAGATCGTGGACGATCTCACCGATGAGCAGATGGCCGCGCAGCCGTCCGGAGTGGTCAATCATCCGGCGTGGACCCTCGGCCATCTCGCCGCCACCTCCAACTCGCTCGCCGGCATGCTCGGGCTTCCGTCCACGTTCCCCGAAGCGTGGCGGGACTCGTTCCGCATGGGCGGCATCCCGAGCGGGGACGCCGCCGACTATCCCGCCAAGGCGGAGCTGGTGGCACAGCTTCGCGCCCAGCACGAGCGTGTCGCGCAGGCGGCGGCGGCAGCCGGCGCGGAGCAGTTGGGGCAGCCTACGCCGAACCCGCGGCTGCGCGAACGCTTTCCCACGGTGGGCGACTTCACGGCGGCGCTGATGACGAATCACGAAGCCAACCACATCGGCCAGTTGTCCGCCTGGCGGCGTGCCATGGGGCTCGCACCGGCCTGA